One window of Thermocoleostomius sinensis A174 genomic DNA carries:
- a CDS encoding PDDEXK family nuclease, giving the protein MSSPMLTQSAIPATEQRLVNKLDIYQGLGVTEVWQWQNGQFQIYHLRSTGYEVIASSELLPNLDFSLLTRYVKPAAQFDAVMEFRESFAVAEGKRLRSKG; this is encoded by the coding sequence ATGAGTTCTCCCATGTTGACCCAATCAGCCATTCCCGCTACCGAACAGCGGCTCGTTAACAAGCTAGACATTTACCAGGGCCTGGGCGTTACGGAAGTCTGGCAGTGGCAGAATGGACAGTTTCAGATTTATCACCTGCGCTCAACAGGTTACGAAGTGATTGCCAGCAGTGAACTGCTGCCCAATTTAGATTTTTCGCTGTTGACCCGCTACGTCAAACCTGCTGCCCAGTTTGATGCAGTCATGGAGTTCCGCGAAAGCTTCGCTGTTGCCGAAGGCAAGCGGCTGCGGTCTAAAGGATAA
- the drmB gene encoding DUF1998 domain-containing protein, whose product MKAKNKRPPSGEIRQSQIISTFGPGAMVDLPNHSILIGGLNHWKGDRRRIYEDRLAERVCELLEVKQIAMYAPPVDEQDPKATRSGITSFVFPTWFLAQIEEFWNAPNGRSYRTRPLLPWGSLVKGKYLTPERKKVPVVPVRFVHGDSPNRNCRGQLWLDEGGSGNDFVDIFVRCEACKARRPLSDATVPNGRVLGSCDGHRPWLGPAAKEFCVSQTTGKPEYNRLLVRSASNAYFAQVLSVISLPDSDEALRKAVDLVYEDFLQFAEDIGDIKRDRKKQKVATAIEAFSDEAVWTEIKRRQSGSVDKPKSIKQVEIETLLSQPDEVGEDVPEGDFYARTRHLDGLTPLLSARIDRIVLVHRLREVIAQVGFTRFEAAMPDIDGELSLDVRRAALDIEPTWVPAIENKGEGIFISFKKAAIEHWLKQDAVQKRGRILYQGFDEWRSQRGLDPDKAKFPGLPYIMLHSLSHLLITAVSLECGYAASAIRERIYTGESGYGILLYTGTSGSEGTLGGLVQVGQRIEYHLINALEMGKLCSNDPVCAQHQPNNPQEDRFLHGAACHGCLLIAEPSCERRNEFLDRALVIDIVEGLGAEFFDVGGL is encoded by the coding sequence ATGAAAGCGAAGAATAAGCGACCTCCTTCTGGAGAAATTCGGCAAAGCCAAATTATTTCCACCTTTGGACCTGGAGCGATGGTTGATCTGCCCAACCATTCAATATTGATTGGGGGACTGAACCACTGGAAGGGCGATCGCCGTCGTATTTACGAGGATCGGTTAGCAGAACGAGTCTGTGAACTACTGGAAGTTAAGCAGATTGCTATGTATGCCCCACCAGTAGACGAACAAGACCCCAAAGCAACTCGTAGCGGCATTACATCTTTCGTTTTCCCAACCTGGTTTCTGGCGCAGATCGAAGAGTTTTGGAATGCACCCAACGGTCGCAGCTACCGAACCCGTCCTCTCCTGCCTTGGGGCAGCCTAGTGAAAGGAAAGTATCTGACCCCAGAGAGGAAGAAGGTTCCTGTAGTTCCGGTACGCTTTGTGCATGGTGATAGCCCAAATCGTAACTGTCGAGGGCAACTTTGGTTAGATGAAGGGGGATCTGGAAATGACTTCGTGGATATTTTCGTTCGCTGCGAAGCCTGTAAAGCCCGTCGTCCCCTCTCCGATGCAACCGTTCCCAATGGCAGAGTTTTAGGATCGTGTGATGGGCATCGTCCCTGGCTTGGTCCTGCGGCGAAGGAATTTTGTGTCTCTCAAACCACGGGTAAACCAGAATATAACCGTTTGCTGGTACGTTCTGCCAGTAATGCCTACTTTGCTCAAGTCCTCAGTGTTATCTCCTTGCCAGACTCGGATGAAGCACTGCGGAAGGCAGTCGATCTGGTCTACGAAGATTTTCTGCAATTTGCGGAAGACATTGGCGATATTAAACGCGATCGCAAAAAACAGAAAGTAGCAACGGCGATCGAAGCCTTTAGCGATGAAGCAGTCTGGACAGAAATAAAGCGCCGTCAAAGTGGCTCAGTTGATAAGCCAAAAAGCATTAAACAGGTTGAAATTGAAACCCTACTGTCCCAACCAGATGAGGTCGGGGAAGATGTACCGGAGGGTGACTTCTACGCTCGAACTCGACACTTAGACGGACTCACCCCACTCCTATCCGCCCGGATCGATCGCATTGTTTTGGTTCATCGGTTGCGGGAGGTCATTGCTCAAGTTGGCTTCACTCGCTTTGAGGCAGCCATGCCCGATATTGATGGGGAATTGTCGCTGGATGTGCGCCGTGCTGCCCTGGATATTGAACCTACCTGGGTGCCTGCGATCGAGAACAAGGGGGAAGGCATCTTCATTTCGTTCAAGAAAGCAGCGATCGAACACTGGCTCAAACAAGATGCGGTACAAAAACGGGGTCGCATTCTGTATCAAGGCTTTGACGAGTGGCGCAGCCAACGGGGACTTGACCCAGACAAAGCCAAGTTTCCCGGCTTGCCCTACATCATGCTGCACTCGCTGTCGCACCTGTTGATCACGGCAGTTTCTTTGGAGTGTGGTTACGCGGCTAGTGCCATTCGAGAGCGCATTTACACAGGGGAATCAGGCTATGGCATTTTACTCTATACGGGCACTTCTGGATCTGAAGGGACGCTCGGTGGCTTGGTTCAAGTTGGGCAGCGAATTGAATACCATCTGATCAACGCCTTGGAGATGGGCAAACTCTGTTCCAATGATCCGGTGTGCGCTCAACATCAACCTAACAATCCCCAGGAGGATCGGTTCCTACATGGTGCGGCCTGTCATGGCTGCTTGCTGATTGCAGAACCGTCCTGTGAACGCCGCAATGAGTTTCTCGATCGGGCACTGGTGATAGATATAGTCGAAGGTCTGGGAGCAGAGTTTTTTGATGTGGGAGGGCTGTGA
- a CDS encoding Uma2 family endonuclease, translating to MTIATQKLTFEEYLAYDDGTDTRYELVDGELVPMSLGTGKHGGIAEFLNDQFREQIKRRELPWTSKQMTVGVRSPRGRNWDTSRIPDVTVLAAAQWEAMSDREAVINLNEPPPILVVEVVSPSTKTDDYRSKRSEYGLLEISEYWIVDPLEEKITLCILEHQFYDSTEFRGDDLIQSPTFPDLNLTATQILAGKL from the coding sequence ATGACGATCGCCACCCAGAAACTCACCTTTGAAGAGTATCTTGCCTACGACGATGGCACAGACACCCGCTACGAATTAGTCGATGGAGAACTCGTACCCATGAGTCTAGGAACTGGTAAACATGGTGGGATTGCCGAATTTCTCAACGATCAGTTTCGTGAGCAGATCAAACGTCGAGAACTTCCCTGGACTTCCAAACAAATGACTGTCGGCGTTCGCTCTCCACGTGGGCGAAATTGGGATACTTCTCGCATTCCCGATGTCACTGTTTTGGCAGCGGCTCAATGGGAAGCCATGAGCGATCGTGAAGCCGTGATCAATCTCAATGAGCCACCCCCGATTCTGGTCGTCGAAGTCGTTAGCCCCTCCACCAAAACCGACGACTATCGCTCAAAACGCTCTGAATATGGGCTGCTAGAAATCTCCGAATATTGGATCGTTGACCCGTTGGAAGAAAAAATTACTCTCTGTATCCTGGAGCATCAGTTTTATGACTCCACAGAATTTCGAGGCGATGACTTAATCCAGTCTCCCACCTTTCCAGACCTCAACCTCACAGCCACTCAAATTCTGGCAGGCAAACTGTAG